Proteins from one Arthrobacter sp. DNA4 genomic window:
- a CDS encoding Flp family type IVb pilin, which translates to MLSLYTNLMIRLRSEKGATAVEYGIMVALIAVVIIVAVSTLGGQLGTLFSGVTKDIAHPTSTPIPSP; encoded by the coding sequence ATGCTTTCTCTCTACACCAACCTCATGATCCGCCTGCGCAGCGAAAAGGGCGCAACTGCCGTTGAATACGGCATCATGGTCGCCCTCATCGCGGTCGTCATCATCGTCGCGGTCAGCACGCTCGGAGGCCAGCTCGGCACCCTCTTCAGCGGCGTCACCAAGGACATTGCACACCCCACCTCCACCCCCATCCCCTCCCCGTAA
- a CDS encoding type II secretion system F family protein encodes MSPIALGAILAIVLPVSYLVWSVAATDRVAIRNIQANLGQRARNDAPQTLSLEFSAFTRKVTPVRYVAWLDKQLAALGRPKEWPLERLLAVKPLLALGAGLLGLFHFFASPEPSRFAILLAAIAFGYFAPDLLIRTNAEKRRDKIRQELPNTLDQMLISVQAGLGFEAAMARTAQNGTGPLADEMTRTLQDMQVGRSRKEAYLAMSDRVDVPDLRSFIRAIVQADAYGIAIAKVLKVQAHEMRMKRRQRAEEHAMKIPVKILFPLIFFIFPTLFIILLGPSVMNIIAAFS; translated from the coding sequence ATGTCACCCATAGCACTCGGGGCGATTCTGGCCATCGTTCTACCCGTCTCATATCTGGTTTGGTCGGTAGCCGCTACGGACAGGGTTGCCATCCGGAACATACAGGCCAACCTGGGCCAGCGCGCCAGGAACGATGCCCCCCAAACCCTGTCGCTGGAATTCAGCGCCTTCACCCGCAAGGTCACGCCAGTCCGCTACGTCGCCTGGTTGGACAAACAGCTCGCTGCCCTGGGGCGCCCCAAAGAGTGGCCCCTCGAACGCCTCCTGGCCGTAAAACCGCTGCTGGCGCTCGGAGCCGGACTCCTCGGCCTGTTCCACTTCTTTGCCTCGCCGGAGCCGTCGCGCTTCGCGATCCTCCTTGCCGCTATAGCGTTTGGGTACTTCGCTCCTGACCTGCTGATACGCACTAATGCTGAGAAACGGAGAGACAAGATCCGGCAGGAGCTGCCGAACACACTTGACCAGATGCTGATCTCCGTTCAAGCGGGCCTCGGATTTGAGGCTGCGATGGCCCGTACGGCTCAAAACGGTACAGGCCCGTTAGCGGACGAAATGACACGAACGCTGCAGGACATGCAGGTGGGGCGTTCCCGCAAAGAAGCCTACTTGGCCATGTCCGACCGTGTTGACGTTCCGGACCTGCGCTCATTCATACGTGCCATTGTGCAAGCGGATGCATACGGAATCGCCATCGCAAAAGTTCTTAAAGTTCAGGCCCATGAAATGCGCATGAAGCGCCGCCAGAGGGCTGAGGAACACGCCATGAAGATACCGGTAAAGATTCTCTTTCCATTGATTTTCTTCATCTTTCCGACCCTCTTCATCATCCTGTTGGGGCCGTCAGTCATGAACATCATCGCTGCATTCTCCTAG
- a CDS encoding TadE/TadG family type IV pilus assembly protein: MRRLGRNKRTAQHSERGAISVIVAILLVTLLGFVAIAVDVGVIYSERAQLQNGADASAIAVAQKCARNPADALCSTTSPLAGSLANQNALDGMSNINNIQLDTTARTVSVTTASKQEGAPDNSVSLFFAGVLGIPSKEVGAKASAVWGSPKAGRTAFPLAFSICQVKGYVDGGLQLLQDHGQNANASCNYGPSGAAVSGGYGWLVQDTGKCGGTIDLAVSEGGSDPGNNAPGNCDATLNGWGADIAAGKKVIVLLPVFNKITGTGSGAIYSLVSFAAFDVTGWKFSGGTGLPYEFQSTKSTTTGVTTATQCTGNCRGIIGKFVTYVSLADGYTLGPVDPYGATIVRPTL; the protein is encoded by the coding sequence GTGCGGCGGCTAGGCAGGAACAAACGGACCGCACAGCACAGCGAGCGCGGCGCTATCAGCGTCATCGTCGCCATTCTGCTGGTGACCCTCCTTGGCTTCGTGGCCATCGCCGTCGACGTCGGCGTGATCTACTCGGAACGCGCCCAACTCCAAAACGGCGCGGACGCTTCCGCAATCGCAGTCGCCCAGAAGTGCGCGCGCAACCCAGCAGACGCCCTGTGTTCGACGACGTCCCCGCTCGCCGGCAGCCTGGCGAACCAAAACGCGCTGGACGGTATGAGCAACATCAACAACATCCAGTTGGACACAACGGCCAGGACAGTTTCGGTCACCACCGCATCCAAGCAAGAGGGAGCTCCGGACAATTCGGTCTCCCTCTTCTTTGCCGGAGTGCTGGGCATTCCCTCCAAAGAGGTTGGTGCAAAGGCGTCGGCTGTTTGGGGCAGCCCCAAAGCTGGCCGCACTGCATTTCCGCTTGCTTTTTCCATCTGCCAGGTCAAAGGATATGTCGACGGCGGGTTGCAGCTTCTCCAGGACCATGGCCAGAATGCCAATGCCTCCTGCAATTACGGCCCCTCAGGAGCGGCGGTATCCGGCGGCTACGGATGGCTGGTCCAGGACACCGGAAAGTGCGGCGGCACCATTGACCTGGCGGTGAGCGAGGGCGGCAGCGACCCGGGCAACAACGCGCCCGGCAACTGCGATGCCACGCTCAACGGCTGGGGGGCGGACATCGCAGCGGGCAAAAAGGTCATCGTGCTGCTCCCCGTCTTCAACAAGATCACCGGCACTGGATCGGGAGCGATCTACAGCCTGGTCTCCTTTGCAGCCTTCGACGTCACCGGCTGGAAGTTCAGCGGCGGCACAGGCCTGCCATATGAATTCCAAAGCACCAAGTCCACAACTACAGGGGTTACCACGGCTACCCAGTGCACCGGAAACTGCCGCGGCATAATCGGCAAGTTCGTCACCTACGTTTCCCTCGCCGACGGCTACACGCTGGGTCCCGTTGACCCCTATGGCGCCACCATCGTCCGTCCTACCCTCTAG
- a CDS encoding type II secretion system F family protein, producing MMGAGALVSSVFGFLLGGFFFAIILFAVVPAGILAYLSVLTARRKSKFDEQLPDTLQMLTGSMRAYHSLLRAIDASARESDAPMSEELSRIVNETRIGRDLGESMTEVSTRTGSEDFGWISQAIEIHREVGGDLAEVLDHVGETIRDRNQIRRQVKALSAEGKMSAAVLMGLPVVLFFALILINGQYAKTFTGTVPGFLMLGAAAVMLTA from the coding sequence ATGATGGGCGCGGGCGCCCTGGTAAGCAGCGTATTCGGTTTTCTGCTTGGGGGGTTCTTCTTCGCAATCATTCTGTTCGCAGTTGTTCCCGCCGGAATTCTCGCCTATCTTTCGGTACTCACCGCAAGGCGCAAGAGCAAGTTCGACGAGCAACTGCCGGACACCTTGCAGATGCTGACGGGAAGCATGCGGGCTTACCACTCACTCTTACGGGCTATTGATGCGTCGGCACGGGAAAGCGACGCCCCTATGTCGGAAGAACTAAGCAGGATAGTCAACGAGACCCGGATCGGTCGTGATCTGGGGGAATCCATGACGGAAGTTTCTACCCGTACCGGCAGTGAAGACTTTGGGTGGATCTCACAAGCCATTGAAATCCACCGCGAAGTAGGCGGAGACCTGGCAGAAGTGCTTGACCATGTCGGGGAAACCATCCGCGATCGCAACCAGATACGCCGGCAGGTAAAAGCCCTAAGCGCCGAAGGAAAGATGTCGGCTGCCGTTCTCATGGGGCTGCCAGTGGTTTTGTTCTTCGCGTTGATTCTGATTAACGGTCAATACGCAAAGACGTTTACGGGCACAGTCCCAGGGTTCCTCATGCTGGGCGCAGCAGCTGTAATGCTCACTGCTTAA
- a CDS encoding Flp family type IVb pilin produces MKNLVTALSLARSITERFRSEEDGATATEYAITVGLIAIVIVAGVGLFGISLNGYFGNFTTGIKTALGIP; encoded by the coding sequence ATGAAGAACCTGGTCACAGCCTTGTCCCTGGCCCGAAGCATAACAGAGCGGTTCAGGAGTGAAGAAGACGGGGCCACCGCCACCGAATATGCGATCACAGTGGGTCTCATTGCCATCGTGATTGTGGCCGGTGTGGGCCTATTTGGAATTTCGCTCAACGGCTACTTTGGCAACTTCACCACCGGGATCAAGACGGCGCTGGGTATTCCGTAA
- a CDS encoding TadE/TadG family type IV pilus assembly protein — protein MKRDSERGAAAVEFAILLPLLLMLVLGTIEFGRAYNAQITLTNAARDGVRVMAINNDPAAAKTAAQNAAASVSTIPVSNITLSTTTCSTGNQVTLTINYTLSTITGIAGPFPMTGKGVMLCGG, from the coding sequence GTGAAACGTGATTCGGAGCGCGGCGCGGCCGCCGTCGAATTCGCGATCCTGCTGCCCCTCCTCTTGATGCTTGTGCTGGGAACCATCGAATTTGGCCGGGCGTACAACGCCCAGATCACCCTGACCAACGCAGCCCGCGACGGGGTGCGCGTCATGGCGATCAACAACGATCCAGCCGCCGCCAAGACAGCAGCCCAGAACGCGGCGGCATCGGTCAGCACCATCCCCGTCTCAAACATCACGCTCAGCACCACCACGTGCAGCACAGGGAACCAGGTAACGCTGACCATCAACTACACGCTGTCCACCATCACCGGCATCGCCGGCCCGTTCCCGATGACAGGCAAAGGGGTAATGCTGTGCGGCGGCTAG
- a CDS encoding Flp pilus assembly protein CpaB has product MKSRMLAGTAAVALALVGALLIIVYANGADARAMASTNPKKVLVVQKAIPAGTPVNDMTASLVIEDVPAAGVAATALTSLDGKGGTVAAVNLVPGEQLLAERLVAPADAKTSGAPKVPAGLQEVTFELEPKMVVGGRLEAGDHVAIGFNFASGADKSKPGEPTTQLSLRKVLVTAVQRAAQPTAKPTDGTNPQDTTLPQGSFIVTVAVSDVDASKIIFTTINGSLWLTKEPLDAQDNGGFIARKDTVYK; this is encoded by the coding sequence GTGAAGTCTCGCATGCTCGCAGGCACGGCCGCCGTAGCCCTGGCACTTGTGGGAGCCCTCCTCATAATCGTCTATGCAAACGGCGCCGATGCACGGGCGATGGCCAGCACAAACCCAAAAAAGGTGCTGGTCGTCCAAAAGGCCATACCCGCCGGAACGCCGGTGAATGACATGACGGCCTCGCTCGTCATTGAGGACGTTCCCGCAGCCGGTGTGGCTGCCACCGCGCTCACGTCACTCGATGGCAAGGGCGGAACAGTGGCTGCCGTAAACCTGGTCCCCGGCGAACAGCTCCTCGCAGAACGCCTCGTCGCGCCAGCAGATGCCAAGACGAGCGGCGCCCCAAAGGTACCCGCGGGACTCCAGGAAGTGACCTTCGAACTGGAACCAAAGATGGTTGTCGGTGGCCGTCTCGAAGCCGGGGACCATGTGGCCATTGGATTCAACTTTGCGAGCGGCGCGGACAAGAGCAAGCCCGGTGAGCCCACCACCCAGCTCTCTCTGCGCAAGGTTCTCGTCACAGCCGTCCAGCGGGCCGCACAACCAACTGCCAAGCCCACCGACGGCACAAACCCGCAGGACACCACCCTTCCCCAAGGATCCTTCATCGTGACCGTGGCAGTGAGTGACGTGGACGCCAGCAAAATCATCTTCACCACCATCAATGGCAGTCTCTGGCTTACCAAGGAACCCCTCGACGCGCAGGACAACGGCGGCTTCATCGCCAGGAAGGACACGGTGTACAAATGA
- a CDS encoding AAA family ATPase, with amino-acid sequence MSRFVLLSPSAEFDQKLRAAVAHGLRGTVQTIASDILPAGPAELFALLNQEQPEVLIIGPDVPYEEALRFAKVFDVQLPGLSLVLVSDVDPDYLLYAMRAGIRDILSPQADAAEIRVLLERACQSFATRHRGPETQQAENGSGLVIGVFSPKGGVGKTTLATNIAIGLGQIAPMSVVIVDLDLQFGDVASGLYLNPQHTVTDAVTPAAAQDSLVLKAFLTVHPAGIYALCAPPNPVDADHITPEQVSHLLEQLAQEFQYVVIDSAPGMPEIGLAAMEQCTDVVWVSAMDIPSLRGLRSGLEVLRQLDIMPESRHVVLNMADAKSGLNVRDVESTIGAPVDVSVPRSRAVALSTNRGIPVLQESKKDPAVKSLRQLVERFNPAWRTQAQRKLHRRVVI; translated from the coding sequence ATGAGCCGTTTCGTCCTCCTCTCCCCCAGCGCCGAGTTCGACCAGAAGCTGCGCGCCGCCGTCGCCCACGGTCTTCGCGGCACCGTGCAGACCATCGCGAGTGACATCCTCCCGGCGGGCCCTGCGGAGCTGTTCGCCCTCCTCAACCAGGAGCAGCCGGAAGTGCTGATCATCGGCCCGGACGTCCCCTACGAGGAGGCGCTGCGGTTCGCCAAGGTCTTCGACGTCCAGCTCCCCGGCCTCAGCCTGGTCCTGGTCAGCGACGTGGACCCGGACTACCTCCTCTACGCCATGCGCGCCGGCATCCGCGACATCCTCAGCCCGCAGGCCGACGCCGCAGAAATCAGGGTGCTGCTGGAGCGCGCCTGCCAGTCCTTCGCCACCCGCCACCGCGGCCCGGAGACCCAGCAGGCAGAGAACGGCAGCGGCCTGGTCATCGGCGTCTTCTCCCCCAAAGGCGGCGTCGGCAAGACCACCCTGGCCACCAACATCGCCATCGGCCTGGGCCAGATCGCGCCCATGAGTGTGGTCATCGTGGACCTGGACTTGCAGTTCGGCGACGTCGCCTCCGGCCTCTACCTCAACCCGCAGCACACGGTCACGGACGCCGTCACCCCCGCCGCGGCCCAGGACTCCCTGGTCCTCAAGGCCTTCCTGACGGTCCACCCGGCCGGCATCTACGCGCTGTGCGCCCCGCCCAACCCGGTGGACGCGGACCACATCACCCCGGAACAGGTCAGCCACCTGCTGGAGCAGTTGGCCCAGGAGTTCCAGTACGTGGTCATCGACTCCGCCCCGGGCATGCCGGAAATCGGCCTTGCCGCCATGGAACAGTGCACCGACGTGGTCTGGGTCAGCGCCATGGACATCCCCAGCCTGCGCGGCCTCCGCTCCGGCCTGGAAGTCCTCCGCCAGCTGGACATCATGCCGGAATCCCGCCACGTGGTCCTGAACATGGCCGACGCCAAATCCGGCCTGAACGTCCGGGACGTCGAGTCCACCATCGGCGCGCCCGTGGACGTCAGCGTCCCCCGTTCCCGCGCCGTGGCCCTGTCCACCAACCGCGGCATCCCCGTCCTCCAGGAATCCAAGAAGGACCCGGCCGTCAAGAGCCTCCGCCAGCTGGTGGAGCGCTTCAACCCGGCATGGCGCACGCAGGCCCAGCGGAAACTTCACCGAAGGGTGGTCATCTGA